One genomic segment of Devosia sp. includes these proteins:
- a CDS encoding helix-turn-helix domain-containing protein, giving the protein MIDGSTLLPQGQREKPPRPTPRPDRRFYATGKAFGRFGIRAFPPQVMPQPHTHGHVEFNWLTRGSMDYVFDGGPLTVGPNRLVAFWAGIPHQMTGLRDVGTDGRQLNIYLPMDAFLEMPQLGRLTETLMGGGVIQLLPDCIGLETLERWHGDYRSGNSMRTDLVRTEIATMFRRAAITGWDTLLPAWVEKSGARTRTATPVRYVVRMVRHIVENITDSLSAEEIAKVVGLHPNYATNLFTKVMHISVQKFVTRMRLIRARSLLFDGSLSIANVAFQSGFVSQTQFYEHFRKAYGMTPSQMRKDTIS; this is encoded by the coding sequence ATGATTGATGGGTCAACCCTGCTGCCGCAAGGCCAGCGGGAAAAGCCGCCCCGGCCCACGCCACGCCCCGACCGGCGGTTCTATGCCACCGGCAAGGCCTTCGGCCGCTTCGGCATCCGGGCCTTCCCGCCCCAGGTCATGCCGCAACCCCACACACATGGGCATGTCGAATTCAACTGGCTGACGCGCGGCAGCATGGACTATGTGTTCGATGGCGGCCCCCTCACCGTCGGACCAAACCGGCTGGTCGCCTTCTGGGCCGGCATTCCCCACCAGATGACCGGCCTGCGCGATGTCGGAACAGACGGGCGGCAGCTCAATATCTACCTGCCCATGGATGCATTTCTCGAAATGCCGCAACTGGGCCGGCTGACTGAAACCCTGATGGGCGGCGGGGTCATCCAGCTGCTGCCCGATTGCATCGGGCTCGAAACCCTTGAGCGCTGGCACGGCGACTATCGCAGCGGCAATTCCATGCGCACCGACCTGGTGCGCACCGAAATCGCCACCATGTTCCGCCGCGCCGCCATCACCGGCTGGGATACGCTGCTGCCGGCCTGGGTCGAAAAATCCGGCGCGCGGACCCGAACGGCGACCCCCGTGCGATATGTCGTGCGCATGGTGCGCCATATCGTGGAAAACATCACCGACTCGCTCTCGGCCGAAGAGATCGCCAAGGTCGTTGGCCTGCATCCCAATTACGCGACAAACCTGTTCACCAAGGTCATGCACATCTCGGTGCAGAAATTCGTCACCCGGATGCGGCTGATCCGGGCCCGCAGCCTGCTCTTCGATGGCAGCCTGTCCATCGCCAATGTCGCCTTCCAGTCCGGCTTTGTCAGCCAGACCCAGTTTTACGAACATTTCCGCAAGGCCTATGGCATGACCCCGAGCCAGATGCGCAAGGACACGATTTCCTAG
- a CDS encoding helix-turn-helix domain-containing protein translates to MIIDEGTPYQPRQRLLTGHFHEISGYRAVRRGGVADWLLVLTTGGRGRFGHAGGDLVVEDGDWVLVRPGTPHDYGVEAGLERWDLLWAHFQPRADWMDWLAWPAVADGLMHLRPDGALGAQLRQQFLAVHALSSSAERRREALAFNALEALLLGCDAGLEKRQPLLDHRIRRALHHIEDKLTQKLLIEDIASVVGMSASRLAHLFRAETGTTLQRHIELRRMQMAADLLRRTSFPVKQVAASTGFESQFYFSQRFRKIMGLSPQQFRAREDRG, encoded by the coding sequence ATGATCATTGACGAAGGCACCCCTTATCAACCGCGTCAGCGGCTGCTGACCGGGCATTTCCATGAGATATCAGGCTATCGCGCCGTCCGCAGGGGTGGCGTGGCAGACTGGCTGCTGGTGCTGACGACAGGCGGTCGCGGGCGGTTCGGACATGCCGGTGGCGACCTCGTTGTCGAGGACGGCGACTGGGTGCTGGTCCGGCCGGGGACGCCGCACGACTATGGCGTCGAAGCGGGGCTGGAGCGCTGGGACCTGCTCTGGGCGCACTTCCAGCCGCGCGCCGACTGGATGGATTGGCTCGCCTGGCCAGCCGTCGCCGACGGGCTGATGCATCTGAGGCCAGATGGCGCGCTGGGCGCGCAGCTGCGGCAACAGTTCCTGGCTGTGCACGCGCTCAGCAGCAGTGCGGAAAGGCGGCGGGAGGCATTGGCGTTCAATGCGCTCGAAGCCTTGCTCCTGGGCTGCGATGCCGGCCTGGAGAAGCGGCAGCCGCTGCTCGACCACCGTATCCGGCGGGCGCTGCACCATATCGAGGACAAGCTGACGCAAAAGCTGCTGATCGAGGACATTGCCAGCGTCGTGGGCATGTCCGCCTCGCGCCTGGCGCATCTGTTTCGGGCCGAGACCGGCACGACCCTGCAGCGGCACATAGAACTGCGCCGGATGCAGATGGCCGCCGACCTGCTGCGCCGCACCAGTTTCCCGGTCAAGCAGGTGGCCGCCTCGACCGGCTTCGAGAGCCAGTTCTATTTCTCGCAGCGGTTTCGCAAAATCATGGGCTTGTCGCCGCAACAGTTCCGGGCGCGTGAGGATCGCGGCTAG